A region from the Fibrobacter sp. genome encodes:
- a CDS encoding HAD-IC family P-type ATPase: protein MENKKEKSSGIFSSAWFSLRGRYLSPWEFRVRLLVSFLLTIAVLILSPALSELFPSLRLSFTGDIWVLLFASLLLFVLGFLVLFKGTEAELKSRKPGMMVLYLLAISALFVYSVIVLFKTPEISLFWEMAILIDIFLVSERVLDPLPLASRREESRIGVYRLSDLSSSLLTIVTVFIAVLSFIIWYVILRNDFSFCFQRAVSVLVIVSPQAFSISALLVMTICNARLAGRGIMVVSSEALERARRIGAVVFSKTGILTEGRYGVADIEIFNPGMSRDDLVKYAASVEVHSKHPVARGVVEFAGDVFPVTGYRHIPGRGVMAKVQNRQVHVVTSSYLSEHKIRFDVNRLQRMKQGGRTVLYVLIENEVYGAIILSDVIRAQSRTAVSSLKAMGVKAFGLTADSRSVMSFISGELHLDGFFADVSPGEKVSKIQEVQYGGIITAMMGKAPEDAEPLARADISCPAGTQSSEASTRADMVFVNINPLDMVTIIKASKSLRRKILENLGWSFFFNMLALLLASGAIPAGVHVNPVAASLLMVFSVLIVILNSRRLEIN from the coding sequence ATGGAAAATAAAAAAGAAAAATCATCCGGGATATTTTCTTCAGCCTGGTTTTCCCTCAGAGGCCGGTATCTGTCTCCCTGGGAATTCCGTGTGAGGCTTCTGGTCTCTTTTTTACTTACCATTGCGGTGCTTATTCTCAGCCCTGCTTTATCAGAACTGTTTCCATCCCTGAGACTGTCATTTACCGGGGACATCTGGGTATTGCTTTTTGCTTCACTCCTTCTTTTTGTTCTGGGATTTCTTGTCCTTTTTAAAGGTACAGAAGCTGAACTCAAATCCAGGAAGCCAGGGATGATGGTTCTTTACCTGCTGGCAATTTCCGCTCTTTTTGTTTATAGTGTTATCGTTTTATTTAAGACGCCTGAAATTTCGCTTTTCTGGGAGATGGCGATTCTGATCGATATTTTTCTTGTCAGTGAGCGGGTACTTGATCCTCTTCCTTTGGCTTCCCGGAGAGAGGAATCCCGGATTGGTGTTTATCGGTTATCTGACCTGAGTTCATCACTGCTGACAATCGTAACGGTTTTCATCGCGGTGTTGAGCTTTATTATCTGGTATGTGATTCTCAGGAATGATTTCTCCTTTTGTTTTCAGAGGGCAGTATCGGTTCTGGTAATAGTTTCACCTCAGGCATTCAGTATATCTGCACTGCTTGTAATGACAATCTGCAATGCGAGACTTGCGGGCAGAGGAATAATGGTGGTAAGCAGTGAGGCACTGGAGCGTGCCCGCAGAATTGGAGCGGTTGTGTTCTCTAAAACCGGAATTCTTACCGAGGGAAGATACGGGGTAGCTGATATAGAGATATTCAATCCAGGGATGAGCAGGGATGATCTGGTCAAGTACGCAGCCAGTGTGGAGGTCCACTCGAAACATCCTGTGGCCCGGGGGGTAGTGGAGTTTGCGGGTGATGTTTTCCCCGTAACCGGTTACCGTCACATACCTGGCAGGGGAGTCATGGCAAAAGTGCAGAACAGACAGGTGCATGTTGTGACCTCCTCTTATCTTTCAGAGCACAAGATCCGTTTTGATGTGAACCGGCTTCAAAGGATGAAGCAGGGAGGGAGGACAGTGCTTTATGTGCTTATTGAAAACGAGGTTTACGGGGCGATTATCCTCTCCGATGTTATACGTGCTCAGTCGAGGACAGCAGTGAGCAGCCTGAAGGCTATGGGGGTAAAGGCATTTGGTTTGACTGCGGACAGCCGTTCGGTGATGTCTTTTATTTCCGGTGAGCTTCATCTTGACGGCTTTTTTGCTGATGTTTCTCCGGGAGAGAAGGTATCGAAGATACAGGAGGTGCAATACGGGGGGATCATTACTGCGATGATGGGAAAGGCACCGGAAGATGCAGAACCGCTTGCCCGGGCTGATATAAGTTGTCCGGCGGGTACTCAGAGTTCTGAGGCTTCCACCAGGGCAGATATGGTCTTTGTCAATATAAATCCACTCGATATGGTGACCATAATAAAGGCTTCAAAGTCCCTTCGCAGGAAGATACTTGAGAATCTGGGGTGGAGTTTTTTCTTTAATATGCTTGCCTTGCTGCTTGCCTCAGGGGCAATTCCCGCAGGGGTACATGTTAACCCTGTGGCGGCCTCACTTCTGATGGTGTTCAGTGTCCTTATTGTAATTCTCAATTCTCGAAGACTTGAGATCAACTGA